The Rhinoderma darwinii isolate aRhiDar2 chromosome 8, aRhiDar2.hap1, whole genome shotgun sequence genome has a window encoding:
- the TRAF1 gene encoding TNF receptor-associated factor 1 isoform X1 gives MSRLRSDPGSNPHENEFVSGYPARICDHVPGNKYLCCNCNNVLKKAQQTLCGHRYCSPCLSWIVRNHKTPICPKCEEDPGSLTEDSYLTEDKAFSDTAINKEISELKVHCVTSGCQWSGVLGEYEDHQSVCNYVAIRCHTGCGEMLQRKILAFHLEHECSNNTSVCPKCFQRIPRHLSPKHNCEKTLSKDPNSRKSNIPTKSKNNQPDTMDCRFAPLGCIYRGSRDQIRDHEGLAAASHVSLVLPVLLQIQSARPAAAVKENGFCDYNGDGHKLPASIRNGESVDEEMATDCGSHNGGVTGPHLISRICALESRIQVAENIIMVMNREIDSSNVKRATALEESNEERGRVRACETKIADLRCTIAKKDMEINRLQVHLASLEQTSYDGIFLWKISDLTRKCQDAREGRTISLYSPAFYTAKYGYKVRLRVYLNGDGAGKGTHISLFFTVMRGEYDVLLPWPFKHKVTFMLLDQSNREHVIDAFRPDTTSISFQKPAADMNIASGCPLFCPLSKLHAIRNNYVVDETMFIRCIIDAN, from the exons ATGTCCCGGCTGAGGAGCGACCCCGGCTCTAACCCACATGAGAACGAGTTTGTGTCTGGGTATCCGGCCAGAATCTGTGACCACGTCCCCGGGAACAAATATCTCTGCTGCAACTGTAACAACGTGCTGAAGAAAGCGCAACAGACGCTGTGTGGACACCGTTACTGCTCGCCGTGCCTGTCCTGGATCGTCAG AAATCATAAAACTCCGATCTGCCCCAAGTGTGAAGAAGACCCAGGCTCCCTGACGGAGGACAGCTACCTAACAGAAGACAAG GCTTTCAGTGACACGGCCATTAATAAAGAAATCTCAGAATTAAAAGTTCACTGCGTGACGTCCGGGTGCCAGTGGAGTGGGGTCCTCGGAGAATACGAG GATCACCAGAGCGTCTGTAATTATGTCGCGATACGCTGTCACACCGGGTGCGGGGAAATGCTTCAGAGGAAAATTCTGGCCTTCCACTTGGAACACGAATGCTCCAACAACACCTCAGTGTGTCCAAAGTGCTTCCAGAGGATCCCCAGACACCTGAGTCCA AAACACAATTGTGAGAAAACTTTATCCAAGGATCCAAATTCCAGGAAATCAAATATTCCAACCAAAAGCAAA AACAACCAACCCGACACCATGGACTGCCGCTTTGCTCCTTtgggctgcatctacagg GGGAGCAGGGACCAGATAAGGGACCATGAGGGGTTGGCGGCGGCGTCGCACGTCTCCCTGGTGTTGCCGGTGTTACTGCAGATACAGAGCGCTCGTCCTGCTGCTGCCGTGAAAGAAAATGGATTCTGTGACTACAATGGAGACGGCCACAAATTACCTGCAAGTATCCGCAATGGAGAGTCTGTCGACGAGGAGATGGCCACGGACTGCGGCTCTCATAACGGCGGGGTGACGGGGCCCCATCTTATTTCCAGGATCTGTGCGCTGGAGTCccggatacaggtagcagaaaaTATCATCATGGTGATGAACAGAGAGATTGACAGCTCCAACGTCAAACGGGCCACAGCCCTGGAGGAAAGCAACGAGGAGCGAGGGAGGGTCCGGGCCTGCGAGACCAAG ATCGCAGATTTGCGCTGCACAATCGCCAAGAAGGACATGGAGATAAATCGGCTGCAGGTGCATCTGGCGTCCCTCGAGCAGACCTCATATGATGGGATCTTCCTTTGGAAAATCTCCGACCTTACGAGGAAATGTCAAGACGCGAGGGAGGGAAGAACGATCAGTCTGTACTCTCCAG CGTTCTACACGGCAAAGTACGGCTACAAAGTGCGTCTGCGCGTTTACCTCAACGGAGACGGTGCCGGGAAGGGAACGCACATCTCCCTGTTCTTCACCGTAATGAGGGGAGAATACGACGTCCTGCTGCCCTGGCCTTTCAAGCACAAG GTGACGTTCATGCTGCTGGACCAGAGTAACCGTGAACACGTCATTGATGCGTTCCGTCCCGACACCACGTCCATCTCCTTCCAGAAGCCTGCGGCCGACATGAATATCGCCAGCGGCTGCCCGCTGTTCTGCCCCCTTTCCAAGCTACACGCCATAAGGAACAATTACGTGGTGGATGAGACCATGTTTATCCGCTGCATAATAGACGCCAACTAG
- the TRAF1 gene encoding TNF receptor-associated factor 1 isoform X2, whose product MSRLRSDPGSNPHENEFVSGYPARICDHVPGNKYLCCNCNNVLKKAQQTLCGHRYCSPCLSWIVRNHKTPICPKCEEDPGSLTEDSYLTEDKAFSDTAINKEISELKVHCVTSGCQWSGVLGEYEKHNCEKTLSKDPNSRKSNIPTKSKNNQPDTMDCRFAPLGCIYRGSRDQIRDHEGLAAASHVSLVLPVLLQIQSARPAAAVKENGFCDYNGDGHKLPASIRNGESVDEEMATDCGSHNGGVTGPHLISRICALESRIQVAENIIMVMNREIDSSNVKRATALEESNEERGRVRACETKIADLRCTIAKKDMEINRLQVHLASLEQTSYDGIFLWKISDLTRKCQDAREGRTISLYSPAFYTAKYGYKVRLRVYLNGDGAGKGTHISLFFTVMRGEYDVLLPWPFKHKVTFMLLDQSNREHVIDAFRPDTTSISFQKPAADMNIASGCPLFCPLSKLHAIRNNYVVDETMFIRCIIDAN is encoded by the exons ATGTCCCGGCTGAGGAGCGACCCCGGCTCTAACCCACATGAGAACGAGTTTGTGTCTGGGTATCCGGCCAGAATCTGTGACCACGTCCCCGGGAACAAATATCTCTGCTGCAACTGTAACAACGTGCTGAAGAAAGCGCAACAGACGCTGTGTGGACACCGTTACTGCTCGCCGTGCCTGTCCTGGATCGTCAG AAATCATAAAACTCCGATCTGCCCCAAGTGTGAAGAAGACCCAGGCTCCCTGACGGAGGACAGCTACCTAACAGAAGACAAG GCTTTCAGTGACACGGCCATTAATAAAGAAATCTCAGAATTAAAAGTTCACTGCGTGACGTCCGGGTGCCAGTGGAGTGGGGTCCTCGGAGAATACGAG AAACACAATTGTGAGAAAACTTTATCCAAGGATCCAAATTCCAGGAAATCAAATATTCCAACCAAAAGCAAA AACAACCAACCCGACACCATGGACTGCCGCTTTGCTCCTTtgggctgcatctacagg GGGAGCAGGGACCAGATAAGGGACCATGAGGGGTTGGCGGCGGCGTCGCACGTCTCCCTGGTGTTGCCGGTGTTACTGCAGATACAGAGCGCTCGTCCTGCTGCTGCCGTGAAAGAAAATGGATTCTGTGACTACAATGGAGACGGCCACAAATTACCTGCAAGTATCCGCAATGGAGAGTCTGTCGACGAGGAGATGGCCACGGACTGCGGCTCTCATAACGGCGGGGTGACGGGGCCCCATCTTATTTCCAGGATCTGTGCGCTGGAGTCccggatacaggtagcagaaaaTATCATCATGGTGATGAACAGAGAGATTGACAGCTCCAACGTCAAACGGGCCACAGCCCTGGAGGAAAGCAACGAGGAGCGAGGGAGGGTCCGGGCCTGCGAGACCAAG ATCGCAGATTTGCGCTGCACAATCGCCAAGAAGGACATGGAGATAAATCGGCTGCAGGTGCATCTGGCGTCCCTCGAGCAGACCTCATATGATGGGATCTTCCTTTGGAAAATCTCCGACCTTACGAGGAAATGTCAAGACGCGAGGGAGGGAAGAACGATCAGTCTGTACTCTCCAG CGTTCTACACGGCAAAGTACGGCTACAAAGTGCGTCTGCGCGTTTACCTCAACGGAGACGGTGCCGGGAAGGGAACGCACATCTCCCTGTTCTTCACCGTAATGAGGGGAGAATACGACGTCCTGCTGCCCTGGCCTTTCAAGCACAAG GTGACGTTCATGCTGCTGGACCAGAGTAACCGTGAACACGTCATTGATGCGTTCCGTCCCGACACCACGTCCATCTCCTTCCAGAAGCCTGCGGCCGACATGAATATCGCCAGCGGCTGCCCGCTGTTCTGCCCCCTTTCCAAGCTACACGCCATAAGGAACAATTACGTGGTGGATGAGACCATGTTTATCCGCTGCATAATAGACGCCAACTAG